A stretch of the Siniperca chuatsi isolate FFG_IHB_CAS linkage group LG24, ASM2008510v1, whole genome shotgun sequence genome encodes the following:
- the LOC122872230 gene encoding cobalamin trafficking protein CblD-like, whose amino-acid sequence MSSSVLCGRGRLVLSQTAGHRALAALSVSRTRTFSTASSDEPYIAVSHTDSGPRTVWPDENMGPFGPQDRRFQLPGNVGFDCHLEGMVDQKKTPVHRTVPDVLTAPSCTERQHFILAQFVNEFQGKLGPMSTRVHKAEQYFNQTGTDFSINSCPELLRKDLELLFPSAPTTSITVVTVSQRSSRCEEAAEQDRDKLLHRFVSGAKEMCFALWTAGYWADFIDPTTGAAFFASPSSPTALRTEEELRHLGFHIEASGSCTVIRHILRGTPLFVGTVFTNAPTHSTAIARLQGLSNAPDDEE is encoded by the exons ATGTCCAGCAGT GTGCTGTGTGGTCGAGGCAGGTTGGTCTTATCTCAGACAGCTGGCCATCGAGCATTAGCTGCTCTCAGTGTCAGTAGAACCAGAACCTTCTCTACTGCGAGCTCAGATGAGCCTTACATAGCTGtatcacacacagactcag GCCCCAGGACGGTGTGGCCCGATGAGAACATGGGACCATTCGGACCTCAAGACCGGCGCTTTCAGTTACCGGGTAATGTTGGGTTTGACTGCCACCTGGAGGGCATGGTGGACCAAAAGAAGACTCCAGTCCATAGGACTGTGCCTGATGTGCTGACAGCCCCAAGctgcacagagagacagcactTCATACTGGCCCAGTTTGTTAATGAGTTCCAA GGAAAACTGGGTCCTATGTCCACGAGAGTCCACAAAGCTGAGCAGTACTTTAATCAGACAGGCACAGACTTCTCCATCAATTCCTGTCCTGAGCTGTTAAGGAAAG atctTGAGCTGTTGTTCCCCTCAGCGCCCACCACTTCCATCACAGTTGTGACCGTCTCACAGAGAAGCAGTCGGTGTGAGGAGGCAGCGGAGCAGGACAGAGACAAGCTGCTTCACAGA TTTGTGAGCGGTGCAAAGGAAATGTGCTTCGCTCTGTGGACTGCAGGCTACTGGGCAGACTTCATTGACCCAACAACAGGAGCAGCT TTCTTTGCATCTCCATCAAGTCCAACTGCACTGCGaacagaggaggagctgagacatTTGGGCTTTCACATCGAAGCGTCAGGCTCCTGCACAGTTATTCGCCACATCCTGAGAGGAACGCCTTTGTTTGTGGGGACTGTTTTCACCAACGCACCTACTCACAGCACTGCTATCGCAAGACTGCAAGGACTTTCAAATGCACCGGATGATGAGGAATAG
- the LOC122872228 gene encoding uncharacterized protein LOC122872228 has translation MLKAPDCASIDKLSLDMDNKISADELGEQRCSDLEVPLFTTANLKPVVFLYINHIPNEKWILLAAGKVHADTIILLSDMCHEIVDAISAMVLEAVGPQVQSRMYGQTALEVASNESITTNRVETPQTKYNYDSVTEEDIQASLGNSLHSCFGAALGIVQEKSHNSEILLELFGAEVKRRVNHSLAVIRSVSSWQSEEPAESETSNESHTDDMVYYIIHILKCLINKDEHESPEDIECLGSDFSEGSIPDEVTDVEEFSAGDDEMICSVSEAQSSDLSGCQSVECPASSAEELPQREKTFLTVFLGKLLDHIAHSTKTSVVDVDFDKMLECLWERTGREISAALSQNVGNIHIPIYKELCREFGCAKLLQAAMLSSDVTFEEAVARTLKAHLQKSSRKASSFVTKVGRFFSRKTRKVAPVCEINTSASHSEVINLEKTLENGSTPPPQRKQKRSAIMRMFSTAARILRKPFTSCISDGS, from the exons aTTTCAGCAGATGAACTGGGAGAACAGAGGTGCAGCGATTTGGAAGTGCCTCTGTTCACAACAGCGAACTTGAAACCAGTGgtctttttatatataaatcataTCCCAAATGA GAAGTGGATTTTGTTGGCAGCTGGCAAAGTCCATGCAGACACAATCATTCTGCTATCCGACATGTGTCATGAGATTGTAGATGCGATCAGCGCCATGGTCCTGGAAGCTGTGGGACCTCAGGTTCAAAGCAGGATGTATGGCCAGACTGCCCTGGAGGTTGCCAGCAACGAGTCTATCACAAC GAACAGGGTTGAAACACCGCAGACGAAGTATAATtatgacagtgtgacagaggAAGACATCCAAGCCAGCCTTGGGAATTCTCTTCACAGCTGTTTTGGTGCGGCGCTAGGAATCGTTCAGGAGAAGTCCCACAACTCTGAAATACTACTAGAGTTGTtcggagcagaggtgaagaggagGGTGAACCACTCACTGGCTGTAATCAGGTCAGTCTCTTCCTGGCAGTCCGAGGAGCCTGCTGAGTCGGAAACCTCCAATGAATCTCACACTGATGATATGGTTTACTATATAATCCATATACTGAAGTGTTTGATCAACAAGGACGAGCATGAGTCGCCTGAGGATATAGAATGCCTGGGAAGTGATTTCTCGGAGGGTTCCATTCCAGACGAGGTGACGGACGTTGAGGAGTTCAGCGCAGGGGACGATGAAATGATCTGCTCTGTGTCAGAGGCGCAAAGCTCAGACCTCTCAGGTTGTCAGAGCGTAGAATGTCCCGCCAGTTCTGCAGAGGAGTTGCCACAGCGAGAGAAGACCTTTCTCACCGTGTTTCTCGGGAAGCTTCTGGATCACATCGCTCACTCCACCAAGACATCGGTGGTAGACGTGGACTTTGACAAGATGTTGGAATGTCTGTGGGAGAGGACTGGGCGGGAAATAAGTGCCGCTCTCTCCCAGAATGTCGGAAACATCCACATCCCCATCTATAAAGAACTCTGTCGCGAGTTTGGATGTGCAAAGCTGCTGCAGGCCGCCATGCTGTCCAGTGATGTGACTTTTGAGGAAGCCGTTGCCAGGACATTAAAAGCACATCTGCAGAAGTCTTCAAGAAAAGCCAGCAGCTTTGTAACCAAAGTGGGGAGATTCTTCAGCAGAAAGACGAGGAAAGTTGCTCCGGTCTGTGAGATTAACACCTCGGCGTCTCACAGTGAAGTCATCAACTTGGAGAAGACCTTGGAGAATGGATCGACGCCACCgccacagaggaaacagaagcGGTCCGCCATCATGAGGATGTTCTCTACCGCAGCGAGGATTCTGAGGAAGCCATTCACCTCCTGCATCAGCGATGGATCGTAG